In Nocardioides sp. zg-1228, a single window of DNA contains:
- a CDS encoding Hsp20/alpha crystallin family protein: MALTRRTQSPFAEMVDWLETVAPFRQSYDEGFIPVEEYREDGKYVVRADLPGIDPDKDVSVTVDDGYLVIHGERRHEEHDDHHSELRFGSFSRRLPLPKGSTGKDVTASYASGVLTVTIPSDGEVSEPTRIPVARSGD; the protein is encoded by the coding sequence ATGGCACTGACGCGACGCACCCAGAGTCCCTTCGCCGAGATGGTGGACTGGCTCGAGACGGTGGCCCCCTTCCGCCAGTCGTACGACGAGGGCTTCATCCCCGTCGAGGAGTACCGCGAGGACGGGAAGTACGTCGTGCGGGCGGACCTCCCCGGCATCGACCCCGACAAGGACGTCAGCGTCACCGTCGACGACGGCTACCTCGTCATCCACGGCGAGCGGCGGCACGAGGAGCACGACGACCACCACAGCGAGCTGCGCTTCGGGTCGTTCAGCCGCCGCCTCCCGCTGCCCAAGGGGAGCACGGGCAAGGACGTGACGGCGTCGTACGCCTCGGGCGTGCTGACCGTGACGATCCCGTCCGACGGCGAGGTGTCCGAGCCGACGCGCATCCCCGTCGCGCGCTCGGGTGACTGA
- a CDS encoding nitroreductase — protein sequence MSQTLVVPVPALRRIIAGAASAPSVRNTKPWRWRASADVLELFADRSRRLPSTDPDGRDMVISCGAALHHAQAIAAALGWSATVTRRPDPERPDLLARLDLASGTPAPGGDAVLAAVEQEGADPRPPASRPVPREHLEHLAAAATTWGTIGRALTDRDERSRVDRLISRAATLQGQDRAAVSEQEAWIARATPEGFAPPGPVDGLVMLLDRDDTPESWLRAGEGLSTMWLAAAEEGMSIVPLPQVIEVTQTREALRAEVLDGLGHPLLLVGVGWQPTGRTDLQQSPLRVRRPDPHLAHGH from the coding sequence ATGTCGCAGACACTCGTCGTGCCGGTGCCGGCGCTGCGCCGGATCATCGCGGGTGCCGCCAGCGCCCCGAGCGTGCGCAACACGAAGCCGTGGCGCTGGCGCGCGTCGGCCGACGTGCTGGAGCTGTTCGCCGACCGCAGCCGGCGCCTGCCGTCGACGGACCCGGACGGCCGCGACATGGTCATCAGCTGCGGTGCCGCGCTGCACCACGCCCAGGCGATCGCCGCTGCGCTCGGCTGGAGCGCGACCGTGACCCGACGCCCGGACCCCGAGCGCCCCGACCTGCTCGCCCGGCTGGACCTCGCGTCGGGCACCCCTGCTCCCGGGGGCGACGCCGTGCTCGCGGCCGTCGAGCAGGAGGGCGCCGACCCGCGGCCCCCCGCCTCCCGACCGGTGCCACGGGAGCATCTCGAGCACCTCGCGGCGGCGGCGACGACCTGGGGCACCATCGGTCGGGCACTCACCGACCGCGACGAGCGCTCGAGGGTCGACCGGCTCATCTCCCGCGCGGCGACGCTCCAGGGCCAGGACCGCGCCGCCGTCTCGGAGCAGGAGGCGTGGATCGCCCGGGCCACGCCGGAGGGCTTCGCACCACCCGGACCGGTGGACGGCCTCGTCATGCTCCTCGACCGTGACGACACGCCGGAGAGCTGGCTGCGGGCCGGTGAGGGGCTGAGCACGATGTGGCTGGCCGCGGCCGAGGAGGGGATGTCGATCGTCCCGCTCCCGCAGGTGATCGAGGTGACGCAGACCCGCGAGGCGCTCCGGGCCGAGGTCCTCGACGGGCTCGGCCACCCGCTGCTGCTGGTGGGCGTCGGCTGGCAGCCGACGGGCCGCACGGACCTCCAGCAGTCGCCCCTGCG